In the Prevotella sp. E2-28 genome, one interval contains:
- a CDS encoding Hsp20/alpha crystallin family protein, whose protein sequence is MPTVFEDFLNNDWMPRANSTAPAVNVKEDEKAYTMELAAPGIKKEYCRVAINDEGNLTIAIENKQEHKHEDKHHHYLRREFSYSNYEQSYTLPDDVVKDKISAKVEDGILTVTMPKTEPKQKVTKAIEVS, encoded by the coding sequence ATGCCAACAGTATTTGAGGATTTCTTGAACAATGATTGGATGCCTCGTGCCAACAGTACAGCACCCGCAGTCAATGTCAAGGAGGATGAGAAGGCCTACACGATGGAGCTTGCAGCCCCTGGCATTAAGAAAGAATATTGCCGTGTGGCCATCAACGACGAGGGCAACCTCACCATCGCCATCGAGAACAAACAGGAGCACAAGCATGAGGACAAGCACCATCATTATCTACGCCGCGAGTTCAGCTACTCGAACTACGAGCAGAGCTACACGCTGCCGGATGATGTGGTGAAGGATAAGATTTCTGCCAAGGTCGAGGACGGCATCCTGACCGTCACCATGCCGAAGACCGAGCCGAAGCAGAAGGTCACCAAGGCCATTGAGGTCTCATAA
- a CDS encoding LexA family transcriptional regulator: MGNIKIIKGVFDTKLELEHAEVAAGFPINIDYSHETLDFNRDYIKHPEASFYGDVEGDSMIDAGIFDGDRVIIDRAVQPHDGSIVVAWWGGEGFTMKYLDLTHKDDGYIELRPANDEYPVFKIDTPEYFEVWGVVIHVIRTLEKI, from the coding sequence ATGGGTAACATTAAGATAATCAAAGGTGTATTTGACACCAAACTGGAACTGGAGCATGCGGAGGTTGCAGCAGGATTCCCGATTAACATTGACTATTCGCATGAAACGCTGGACTTCAACCGCGACTACATCAAACATCCAGAAGCTTCATTCTATGGCGATGTCGAAGGGGATTCAATGATAGACGCTGGCATCTTCGATGGTGACCGCGTTATTATCGACAGGGCAGTTCAGCCGCATGACGGTTCAATTGTCGTGGCATGGTGGGGTGGTGAAGGATTCACGATGAAGTATCTGGATTTGACCCATAAAGACGATGGTTATATCGAGTTGCGCCCTGCTAATGACGAATATCCTGTATTCAAGATTGATACCCCAGAGTATTTCGAGGTCTGGGGTGTAGTGATTCACGTGATTAGAACATTAGAAAAGATATGA
- a CDS encoding TMCO1/EMC3 family protein, which produces MESRFERAKLYLIDLLRAYGHRPVVVKVRMDGEPVEVMAKNMVKKQLTAASILFPYGEGNKPNQHTINTALDTDMLSVIFYEALFEFESAYIEANCKDKRKAARFIDSVYDWIERKQAWMICTFPSYSDDELQPFLPDKEIEEEKIDKTARKKAKEFLASIGITSLESTDDINRIFWDMAVQRKPLNSQIREAVRIVLTSDRLMKVFNHNLSLYNTYIQEKTENPEFKEDEKLFKELSKEHKRALNEIDQLKSSERKEQNKLKQERLQEESMYRKLSKKFMNMLKSNGSRFNSAYDLTSEADITEFLSWYKTVKRPVNKQTIKSVCREIVKREGSDELFMKMVQEHNAQYVVVEEDED; this is translated from the coding sequence ATGGAAAGTAGATTTGAGAGAGCCAAGTTATATCTCATAGACCTTTTAAGAGCCTATGGACATAGGCCTGTGGTAGTAAAGGTCAGGATGGACGGCGAGCCAGTAGAGGTAATGGCTAAGAACATGGTCAAAAAGCAACTGACTGCAGCTAGTATTCTTTTCCCTTACGGTGAAGGTAACAAGCCCAATCAGCATACCATCAATACGGCTCTTGATACTGACATGCTGAGCGTCATCTTCTATGAAGCATTGTTTGAATTTGAATCTGCTTATATAGAGGCTAACTGTAAGGACAAGCGTAAGGCTGCCCGATTTATAGATTCCGTTTATGATTGGATTGAGCGTAAGCAGGCTTGGATGATTTGCACGTTCCCGTCCTATTCAGATGATGAACTACAGCCATTTTTGCCCGACAAAGAAATCGAAGAAGAGAAAATTGACAAGACCGCCAGAAAGAAAGCCAAAGAATTTCTGGCCTCTATCGGCATTACGAGTTTGGAATCAACAGACGATATCAATAGGATCTTCTGGGATATGGCTGTGCAAAGGAAGCCTTTGAACAGTCAGATAAGGGAAGCCGTCAGGATTGTTTTGACCAGTGATCGGCTAATGAAGGTCTTCAATCATAATCTCAGCTTATATAATACCTATATTCAAGAAAAGACAGAGAATCCTGAGTTCAAGGAAGATGAAAAGCTCTTTAAGGAACTGTCCAAAGAGCATAAAAGGGCGTTGAATGAGATTGACCAGCTGAAAAGCAGTGAGAGGAAAGAACAGAATAAACTGAAGCAGGAACGTCTTCAGGAGGAAAGCATGTACAGGAAACTTAGCAAGAAGTTCATGAATATGCTTAAAAGCAATGGCAGCAGGTTTAATTCTGCCTATGACCTCACCAGCGAGGCTGATATTACAGAGTTCCTTTCATGGTACAAGACCGTAAAACGCCCTGTCAATAAGCAGACTATTAAGTCCGTTTGCAGGGAGATTGTCAAAAGAGAAGGCTCTGATGAACTGTTTATGAAGATGGTTCAAGAGCACAATGCTCAATATGTTGTAGTTGAGGAGGACGAAGATTAA
- a CDS encoding Y-family DNA polymerase, translated as MYGIIDCDNCYVSCERVFRPDLNGKPVVVLSNNDGCVVARSNEAKAMGIKAGMPYFQLAEQFPNQKIAVFSSNYELYGELTGRVVSIIRQEAPAYFRYSIDECFVYLDGMENVNLKQWGEDLHKKIKQYVGMPVSIGLAPNKTLAKMASHFAKKYQGYRHCCVIDSDEKRIKALKLYPIDDVWGIGRRYAAKLQALGIHTAYDFAQHHKDWVRLTFNNINIVRTWQELNGEDVVPNEELAKKKSICTSRSFNGMIGDIETLRTHVSNYAARCAEKLRMQNTVASIVGVFLNTNAFREDLPQYWNFLETRLITPTSSTIIITKVANETLGKIYRQGYQYKKAGVIVMGIGADSPIQQDLFDINAEQFQKMKRLDKVVDRINRMHGSETIVLGSQQYTQKNGKGKADVFANAIKHDFKSPSPTTRWSDVIKLNKKK; from the coding sequence ATGTACGGCATCATAGACTGCGACAATTGCTACGTAAGCTGCGAGCGTGTTTTCCGTCCCGATCTGAACGGAAAGCCAGTTGTGGTTTTGTCAAATAATGACGGTTGCGTAGTAGCACGCAGTAATGAAGCCAAGGCAATGGGTATCAAGGCAGGAATGCCATATTTCCAGCTTGCAGAGCAATTCCCTAATCAGAAAATCGCAGTCTTTTCCTCGAACTATGAACTTTATGGGGAACTGACAGGCCGTGTGGTGAGCATCATCAGACAGGAGGCTCCTGCATATTTCCGCTATTCCATTGACGAGTGCTTCGTCTATCTCGACGGGATGGAGAACGTGAATCTTAAGCAATGGGGCGAAGACTTACATAAGAAAATCAAACAATATGTGGGTATGCCCGTAAGTATCGGCTTGGCCCCTAACAAGACACTGGCGAAGATGGCCTCGCACTTTGCAAAGAAATATCAGGGCTACCGGCATTGTTGCGTGATAGACTCCGACGAGAAGCGCATCAAAGCTCTGAAGCTTTACCCGATTGATGATGTCTGGGGCATCGGCAGACGGTATGCCGCCAAATTACAAGCCCTCGGCATACATACCGCCTACGACTTTGCGCAGCACCATAAGGACTGGGTACGACTGACGTTCAATAACATCAACATTGTCCGCACCTGGCAGGAGCTTAACGGTGAGGATGTAGTGCCGAATGAGGAACTGGCGAAGAAGAAATCCATCTGTACCAGCCGTTCTTTTAATGGTATGATAGGTGATATAGAAACATTGCGTACCCATGTTTCGAACTATGCCGCCCGCTGTGCTGAGAAACTGAGAATGCAGAACACAGTGGCCTCTATCGTCGGCGTATTCCTGAACACGAACGCTTTCCGTGAAGATTTGCCACAGTATTGGAACTTTTTGGAAACCAGACTGATAACGCCGACAAGTTCAACCATTATTATCACGAAGGTCGCGAACGAGACCTTGGGTAAGATCTACCGTCAGGGCTACCAGTACAAGAAGGCCGGAGTCATCGTCATGGGCATCGGTGCCGACTCTCCAATCCAGCAAGACCTCTTTGACATCAATGCCGAACAGTTCCAGAAAATGAAGCGGCTCGACAAGGTGGTTGATAGGATTAACCGAATGCATGGAAGCGAAACCATCGTCCTTGGTTCGCAACAATACACACAAAAGAATGGCAAAGGCAAGGCTGATGTTTTTGCCAATGCCATCAAACATGATTTCAAGAGTCCGTCGCCCACAACGCGGTGGTCGGACGTGATAAAACTCAATAAAAAGAAATAG
- a CDS encoding ATP-dependent RecD-like DNA helicase → MEKIKCTIERITFQNPENGYSVLQASIKGFREEQTIVGTFHEVTVGAVLTVEGDWRVDKRYGRQFAAESWTEEMPADIIGIEKYLGSGLVKGIGPKFAKLIVSHFGLETFEVIDTDIDRLLDVPGIGKGRVAKIKESWEKQKDVKDIMVFLQGHGVSSTYAAKIYKQYGKDSIEKVQDNPYCLADDIWGIGFKTADGIAEKLGYEKNDLKRCRSGILYTLSKLSEDGHVYSEREQLVKSAKELLQADEEHIVQALDQMIEAEDLILDDEAIFLPPFYYAEVGVANKIKRLLEDSSSTLFDGTLNIEEIVKQTSIQYDDIQIAAIGQAVKSKFMVLTGGPGTGKTTTTLGIIAALESLGQSILLAAPTGRAAKRMSEATGKEAKTIHRLLEYNPAEGYGRNDENPLQGGVLIVDESSMIDVILMNSLLKAVPSQMKVILVGDIDQLPSVGAGNVLRDIIDSDVVPVVRLTRIFRQAQSSRIITNAHKINQGVFPDISNGKDADFFFIKQEDPELAAKEIVNIVKNRIPKAYHYSTNDIQVLAPMQRSVVGATNLNIILQEALNPEGDSLSRGGFKYRKGDRIMQIRNNYDKEVFNGDIGYVKEVNLEERTLTAIYEGRPVEYEDSELDELTLAYATTIHKSQGSEYPVVVIPLLMTHFVMLQRNLIYTGITRAKKICIIVGTTKALAYSVHNMVVLKRNTKLKERLTN, encoded by the coding sequence ATGGAGAAAATAAAATGTACCATTGAGCGTATAACGTTCCAGAACCCCGAGAACGGCTATTCAGTCCTTCAGGCCTCTATTAAAGGCTTCAGGGAAGAGCAGACTATTGTCGGTACTTTCCACGAAGTAACTGTTGGTGCCGTTCTAACTGTAGAAGGTGATTGGCGCGTCGATAAAAGATATGGCAGACAATTTGCTGCAGAATCTTGGACAGAGGAGATGCCTGCCGATATCATTGGTATAGAAAAGTACCTTGGAAGCGGACTTGTTAAAGGTATTGGTCCCAAATTCGCAAAACTGATTGTTTCTCACTTTGGGCTTGAAACCTTTGAGGTCATTGATACAGACATAGACCGATTGCTTGACGTCCCGGGTATAGGAAAAGGACGTGTAGCGAAGATTAAGGAAAGTTGGGAGAAGCAGAAAGATGTAAAAGATATCATGGTCTTTCTGCAGGGGCATGGTGTTAGTTCTACCTATGCTGCCAAAATCTACAAACAATATGGCAAAGATAGTATCGAAAAAGTACAAGACAACCCATATTGTCTTGCTGATGACATCTGGGGTATAGGTTTTAAAACCGCTGATGGTATCGCAGAGAAGTTAGGTTATGAGAAGAATGATCTTAAAAGATGTCGAAGCGGAATACTCTATACACTCAGTAAACTATCAGAAGATGGCCATGTCTATTCAGAACGCGAACAATTAGTAAAGTCTGCAAAGGAATTATTACAAGCAGACGAAGAACATATTGTCCAAGCTCTCGACCAAATGATAGAAGCAGAAGATCTGATACTCGACGATGAAGCGATTTTCTTGCCACCATTCTATTATGCAGAGGTTGGTGTGGCCAATAAGATAAAGAGGCTTCTGGAAGATTCCAGCAGTACGCTCTTTGATGGTACGCTCAATATTGAAGAGATAGTCAAGCAAACTAGCATCCAATACGATGATATTCAGATTGCAGCAATTGGCCAAGCAGTCAAATCAAAGTTTATGGTTTTAACTGGAGGCCCAGGAACTGGTAAGACAACGACTACATTAGGAATAATTGCTGCTCTGGAGTCTTTAGGACAAAGTATTCTACTTGCAGCACCCACAGGCAGAGCGGCTAAAAGAATGAGTGAGGCCACAGGCAAAGAGGCAAAGACAATACATCGTTTACTCGAATACAATCCTGCTGAAGGTTATGGGAGAAATGACGAGAACCCATTACAGGGAGGAGTGCTAATCGTAGACGAATCTTCCATGATCGATGTTATCCTGATGAACTCTCTCTTGAAAGCTGTCCCATCACAAATGAAAGTAATCCTCGTTGGAGATATTGACCAGCTTCCAAGTGTAGGTGCTGGTAACGTTCTCAGAGATATTATAGATTCGGATGTAGTACCTGTAGTCAGGCTTACCAGAATATTCAGACAAGCACAAAGCAGCAGGATTATTACAAATGCTCATAAGATAAACCAAGGTGTTTTCCCAGATATAAGCAACGGAAAGGATGCAGACTTTTTCTTCATTAAGCAAGAAGACCCTGAATTAGCAGCAAAAGAAATCGTAAATATTGTCAAGAATCGCATACCAAAGGCGTATCATTATAGTACCAATGACATTCAGGTCCTTGCACCAATGCAGAGAAGCGTAGTCGGAGCGACAAATCTCAATATCATACTACAAGAAGCCTTAAATCCTGAAGGTGACAGTCTATCAAGAGGTGGCTTTAAGTATCGGAAAGGTGACAGGATAATGCAGATACGGAACAACTATGACAAAGAAGTTTTCAACGGTGATATCGGTTATGTCAAAGAGGTGAACTTAGAAGAAAGGACTCTAACCGCTATCTATGAAGGGAGACCTGTCGAGTATGAGGATTCAGAACTTGACGAATTGACTTTGGCCTATGCCACCACTATCCACAAGTCTCAGGGCAGTGAATATCCTGTGGTTGTAATTCCTCTTTTGATGACACATTTCGTTATGTTGCAACGGAATCTTATATACACAGGTATAACCAGAGCCAAGAAAATCTGCATCATCGTAGGAACCACAAAGGCACTTGCCTACTCTGTTCACAATATGGTTGTACTGAAACGGAATACTAAGCTGAAGGAAAGACTTACGAATTGA